One segment of Thermoanaerobacter kivui DNA contains the following:
- a CDS encoding glucose-6-phosphate isomerase, with protein sequence MKKLIGFDYSKALQFVSEKEIEYMEKHAKLSLDMVLNKNAQGNDFLGWVSLPKDYDKSEFERIKKAAEKIQSDSDVLVVIGIGGSYLGARAAIEMLSHSFYNLLPKGKRNTPEIYFAGNSISSTYLSDLLELIESKDVSINVISKSGTTTEPAIAFRVFRDFLEKKYGKEGAKSRIYVTTDRAKGALKKLADEEGYETFVIPDDVGGRYSVLTAVGLLPIAVAGISIDDMMQGAYDASTVYTKDNLNENISMQYAILRNILYRKGKAIEILVNYEPKLHYFSEWWKQLFGESEGKDNKGIYPASVDFTTDLHSMGQFIQEGSRNIFETVLNVEKPVKDIVINEDKDNIDGLNFLAGKTIDFVNKKAFEGTLLAHTDGNVPNLVVNIPEISPYYFGNLVYFFEMACAISGYINGVNPFDQPGVEAYKKNMFALLGKPGYEKEKELLEKRLGK encoded by the coding sequence ATGAAGAAATTGATAGGTTTTGATTATTCAAAAGCTCTGCAATTTGTAAGTGAAAAAGAAATTGAATATATGGAAAAGCATGCAAAATTATCTCTTGATATGGTGCTTAATAAAAATGCTCAAGGGAATGACTTTTTAGGATGGGTAAGTCTTCCCAAAGATTATGATAAATCAGAGTTTGAACGCATTAAAAAAGCAGCAGAGAAGATTCAATCAGATTCTGATGTGCTTGTAGTTATAGGTATAGGTGGGTCTTATTTAGGGGCAAGAGCGGCAATTGAAATGCTTTCTCATTCATTCTATAATTTATTGCCAAAAGGTAAGAGGAATACGCCGGAGATTTATTTTGCTGGAAACAGCATAAGTTCTACGTATTTAAGTGATTTACTTGAACTTATAGAAAGCAAAGATGTTTCTATAAATGTAATATCTAAATCTGGCACTACCACAGAGCCTGCGATAGCTTTTAGGGTTTTTAGAGATTTCCTTGAGAAAAAATACGGAAAAGAAGGAGCCAAATCAAGAATATATGTAACAACAGATAGAGCAAAAGGAGCTCTTAAAAAACTGGCCGACGAAGAAGGTTATGAAACTTTTGTGATTCCTGACGATGTTGGAGGAAGATACTCAGTTTTGACAGCTGTAGGCCTTCTACCAATAGCAGTAGCAGGCATTAGCATAGACGATATGATGCAGGGTGCTTACGATGCTTCAACAGTCTATACCAAAGACAACCTTAATGAAAATATAAGCATGCAGTATGCAATTTTGAGAAATATTTTGTACAGAAAAGGCAAAGCTATAGAAATACTTGTAAATTATGAGCCAAAGCTTCACTATTTCTCTGAATGGTGGAAACAGCTTTTTGGAGAAAGTGAAGGTAAAGACAATAAGGGAATTTATCCTGCTTCAGTAGATTTTACGACAGATTTGCATTCAATGGGGCAGTTTATACAAGAGGGAAGCAGAAATATTTTTGAAACAGTTTTAAATGTTGAAAAACCTGTTAAAGATATAGTTATAAATGAAGACAAGGACAATATAGATGGGCTTAACTTTTTAGCAGGAAAAACTATAGATTTTGTCAATAAAAAGGCTTTTGAAGGTACATTATTGGCTCATACAGATGGGAATGTTCCTAACCTTGTAGTAAATATCCCTGAAATATCTCCTTACTATTTTGGAAATTTGGTGTATTTCTTTGAGATGGCTTGTGCCATAAGTGGATATATAAATGGTGTCAATCCTTTTGACCAACCAGGGGTAGAGGCTTACAAGAAAAATATGTTTGCACTTTTAGGAAAACCAGGATATGAAAAAGAAAAAGAATTGTTAGAAAAAAGATTGGGAAAATAA
- a CDS encoding nitroreductase family protein: MEALEALKKRRSIRKYIDKPIPKEILEDIIDCARLAPSGNNAQPWHFVVITNKERLKFIAEKATYGKFIKDAGACVIVYCDKNNRHHLEDGSAATENILLAATAYGIGSCWVAGYNRTYEKEINEYLNIPDNLRMISIISLGYPAEEPQPKYKKALSEVLHWEKF; encoded by the coding sequence ATGGAGGCATTAGAGGCTTTAAAAAAGAGAAGAAGTATAAGGAAATACATAGATAAACCTATTCCAAAAGAAATATTAGAAGACATAATAGACTGCGCAAGGCTTGCTCCCAGTGGAAATAACGCACAGCCTTGGCATTTCGTCGTTATAACAAACAAAGAAAGACTTAAATTCATAGCAGAAAAAGCTACATATGGGAAATTCATTAAAGATGCAGGAGCTTGTGTCATCGTCTACTGCGATAAAAATAACAGACATCACTTAGAAGATGGTTCAGCAGCAACAGAAAATATATTACTCGCAGCTACTGCCTACGGCATAGGTTCCTGTTGGGTAGCTGGGTATAACAGAACCTATGAAAAAGAAATAAACGAATACCTCAACATTCCTGACAACTTAAGAATGATTTCTATTATATCATTAGGATATCCCGCAGAAGAGCCACAACCAAAATATAAAAAAGCTTTATCTGAAGTTTTACATTGGGAAAAATTTTAA
- the pepT gene encoding peptidase T, with product MSKVVERFLKYVKYHTTSDENSTTYPSTEGQVIFAKELANELEEIGLKEVNVDENGYVTALLPSNTDKKLPTIGFIAHMDTSPDMCGKDVKPQIIENYDGKDIILNKEKNIVLSPTEFPELKNYIGKTLITTDGTTLLGADDKAGIAEIITAMEYLINHPEIKHGNIKVAFTPDEEIGRGVDKFDVKKFACDFAYTVDGGGIGEIEYENFNAASAKIKINGRNVHPGTAKGKMKNSILIGIELQNMLPEHETPAHTEGYEGFYHLNNFEGNVEQTKMYYIIRDFDKQTFLDKKGYLKSIVETLNKKYGEGTIELELKDQYYNMREIIEKHMHIVDTALEAMKLLGIEPKVVPIRGGTDGARLSYMGLPTPNLFTGGHNFHGKYEFIPTYAMEKAVEVIIKIIELYAQK from the coding sequence ATGTCAAAAGTAGTGGAGAGATTTTTAAAATATGTAAAATATCATACAACATCGGATGAAAACTCAACAACTTATCCCAGCACTGAGGGACAAGTAATATTTGCAAAAGAATTAGCAAATGAGCTTGAAGAAATAGGCCTTAAAGAGGTAAATGTAGATGAAAACGGTTATGTTACAGCTTTACTTCCTTCAAATACTGACAAAAAACTCCCTACAATAGGATTTATAGCTCATATGGACACAAGTCCTGACATGTGCGGCAAAGACGTAAAGCCTCAGATAATAGAAAATTATGATGGCAAAGATATAATCTTAAACAAAGAAAAAAACATAGTATTATCTCCTACTGAATTTCCAGAGCTTAAAAATTACATAGGAAAAACTTTAATCACCACAGACGGAACAACTCTTTTGGGAGCTGATGATAAAGCAGGAATTGCAGAAATAATAACAGCTATGGAATATTTAATAAATCATCCTGAAATAAAGCATGGCAATATAAAAGTAGCTTTCACCCCTGATGAAGAAATTGGAAGAGGTGTTGACAAATTTGACGTAAAAAAATTTGCCTGTGACTTTGCTTATACTGTAGATGGCGGTGGAATTGGAGAAATAGAGTACGAAAATTTCAATGCCGCCAGTGCTAAAATCAAAATTAATGGCAGAAATGTGCATCCAGGAACCGCAAAAGGTAAAATGAAAAACTCCATTTTGATTGGAATAGAACTCCAAAATATGTTACCTGAACATGAAACTCCTGCCCATACTGAAGGATATGAAGGCTTTTATCATTTGAATAATTTTGAAGGCAATGTAGAACAAACTAAAATGTATTATATTATCAGAGATTTTGATAAACAAACTTTTTTAGATAAAAAAGGATACCTAAAAAGCATTGTAGAAACATTAAATAAAAAATACGGTGAAGGCACAATAGAGCTTGAACTTAAAGACCAGTATTACAATATGAGAGAAATAATTGAAAAGCATATGCACATAGTCGATACAGCATTAGAAGCAATGAAATTACTAGGCATTGAACCTAAAGTAGTGCCTATAAGAGGAGGCACTGATGGAGCAAGATTAAGTTACATGGGGCTTCCAACACCTAATTTATTCACAGGAGGGCATAATTTTCACGGTAAATATGAATTTATACCGACATATGCAATGGAAAAAGCAGTCGAAGTTATAATAAAAATAATTGAGCTTTATGCACAAAAATAA
- a CDS encoding DUF1848 domain-containing protein, with protein MIISASRRTDIPSFYSDWFFKRIEEGYVLVRNPFNFHQVSKVSLKKDAVDGIVFWTKNPEKMIPKLHLIEDYAYYFLFTLNPYDKRIERNVPEKSHIIEVFKKLSIKIGKERVIWRYDPIILTPEFDIEYHVKSFKEIMSKLYGYTSKCIISFVTFYPKVRKNLEKIGAYEINKEQKLEIAHRFSEIAKEHSIKLEICAEELDLSSYGVEHGRCIDPDLIGELSGKKLDVGKDKNQRKLCGCAESVDVGAYDTCLHGCIYCYANSNISSIKENAKQYDVNSPLLCSKLAENDVIKERGIKSCAISQTSIFDK; from the coding sequence ATGATAATAAGTGCAAGCAGGAGAACAGATATCCCATCTTTTTACAGTGATTGGTTTTTTAAAAGAATTGAGGAAGGCTATGTTTTGGTGAGGAATCCTTTTAATTTTCATCAAGTCAGTAAAGTTTCTTTAAAGAAAGATGCAGTAGATGGCATTGTGTTTTGGACAAAAAATCCAGAAAAAATGATACCGAAATTGCATTTGATAGAGGACTATGCTTATTATTTTTTATTTACTTTAAATCCCTATGATAAAAGAATAGAGAGGAATGTGCCAGAAAAATCACATATAATTGAAGTTTTTAAAAAGCTGTCTATCAAAATAGGGAAAGAGAGGGTAATTTGGCGTTATGACCCTATTATTTTAACTCCCGAATTTGATATAGAATACCATGTAAAAAGCTTTAAGGAAATAATGTCTAAACTTTATGGCTACACTTCAAAATGTATCATCAGTTTTGTGACCTTTTATCCTAAAGTGCGTAAGAATTTAGAAAAGATAGGGGCTTATGAGATAAATAAAGAACAGAAGTTAGAAATTGCACATAGATTTTCTGAAATAGCGAAAGAGCACTCAATCAAACTTGAGATTTGTGCTGAAGAATTGGATTTATCTTCTTATGGTGTAGAGCATGGAAGATGTATAGACCCGGATTTAATAGGGGAACTTTCAGGGAAAAAACTTGATGTGGGAAAAGATAAAAATCAGAGGAAGCTTTGTGGTTGTGCTGAAAGCGTCGATGTTGGTGCTTATGATACTTGTTTGCATGGTTGTATTTATTGCTATGCAAACAGCAATATAAGTTCTATAAAAGAAAATGCAAAGCAATATGATGTGAATTCTCCACTGTTGTGTAGCAAATTGGCTGAAAATGATGTAATAAAAGAAAGGGGAATTAAATCTTGCGCTATTAGCCAAACTTCAATTTTTGATAAATGA
- the cimA gene encoding citramalate synthase produces MKSIRIYDTTLRDGVQGQGISFTVEDKLKIVKVLDEFGVTYIEAGNPGSNPKDIEFFERVKNIKLRNAKLIAFGSTRRANTTTEEDANVISLLNADTEVVTIFGKSWDFQVTEILKTTLEENLKMIYDTVKFFKDKGKSVIFDAEHFFDGYKQNPEYALKTLEVALEAGADSVCLCDTKGGAFPMEVYEITKTVVDKFNTEVGIHCHNDNGMAVADSIMAVEAGAIQVQGTINGYGERCGNANLCTLIPNLQLLMGYKCVPDENLKQLTHLARFVSEIANVTHDERAPYVGKNAFSHKAGMHADAVNKNTYSYELIDPSLVGNSRTFLISEVAGRGAVLNAINEMDPTITKDSPETKLILDKLKEMEYLGYQYENAGGSLELLIRKVLGRYKPAFNLKEFKVIVNEPTVNSVNSFAIIKVEVDGVEEIAAADGDGPVHALDNAVRRVLERFYPQIKEMRLTDYKVRVLDSNSATAAKVRVIIESTDGKDSWSTIGVSTDIIEASWRALVDSIEYKLNKEN; encoded by the coding sequence GTGAAGAGTATACGGATATATGACACAACATTAAGAGATGGAGTTCAAGGACAAGGTATATCTTTTACTGTGGAAGATAAATTAAAGATAGTTAAGGTTCTTGATGAGTTTGGTGTAACCTATATTGAGGCCGGTAATCCTGGGTCTAATCCTAAAGATATTGAATTTTTTGAAAGAGTTAAAAATATTAAATTAAGAAATGCTAAATTAATCGCTTTTGGCAGCACAAGAAGAGCGAATACAACTACCGAAGAGGATGCTAATGTGATTTCCCTTTTAAATGCTGACACAGAGGTAGTAACTATTTTTGGCAAGTCATGGGACTTTCAAGTTACAGAAATTTTGAAAACTACTTTAGAAGAAAACTTAAAAATGATTTATGATACAGTAAAGTTTTTTAAAGACAAAGGTAAGTCAGTTATATTTGATGCAGAGCATTTTTTTGATGGTTACAAACAAAATCCAGAGTATGCTTTAAAGACATTAGAAGTAGCATTAGAAGCGGGCGCAGACAGTGTATGCTTGTGTGATACAAAAGGCGGAGCTTTTCCTATGGAGGTTTATGAAATAACAAAAACTGTTGTGGATAAATTTAATACAGAAGTAGGAATACACTGTCATAATGATAACGGAATGGCTGTCGCAGATTCCATAATGGCAGTTGAGGCAGGTGCAATACAAGTACAAGGTACAATAAATGGTTATGGTGAAAGATGTGGCAATGCGAATTTATGTACCTTGATACCGAATTTGCAATTACTTATGGGATATAAATGTGTGCCTGATGAAAATCTAAAACAATTGACTCATTTAGCGAGGTTTGTAAGTGAAATTGCAAATGTCACTCACGATGAAAGAGCGCCTTATGTGGGGAAAAACGCTTTTTCCCACAAAGCGGGGATGCATGCTGATGCTGTAAATAAAAATACTTACTCTTATGAACTGATTGACCCATCTTTAGTGGGAAATAGCAGAACTTTTTTGATTTCTGAAGTTGCCGGAAGAGGGGCAGTTTTAAATGCTATAAACGAGATGGACCCGACAATCACAAAAGATTCACCTGAAACAAAATTGATTCTCGACAAATTAAAAGAAATGGAGTATTTGGGGTATCAATATGAAAATGCAGGAGGCTCTTTAGAACTTTTGATAAGAAAAGTCCTTGGAAGATACAAGCCGGCTTTTAATTTAAAAGAATTTAAAGTTATTGTAAATGAACCCACTGTCAATAGTGTTAATTCTTTTGCAATTATAAAGGTGGAAGTAGATGGAGTGGAAGAAATAGCTGCTGCAGATGGAGACGGCCCAGTGCATGCTCTTGATAATGCTGTAAGAAGAGTGTTGGAGAGATTTTACCCACAGATAAAAGAGATGAGGTTGACAGATTATAAAGTGAGGGTTTTGGATTCTAATTCTGCAACTGCTGCTAAAGTTAGAGTTATAATAGAGTCGACAGACGGAAAAGATTCATGGAGCACAATTGGGGTTTCTACAGATATTATTGAGGCCAGTTGGAGGGCCCTTGTTGATTCAATAGAGTACAAACTTAATAAAGAAAATTAA
- a CDS encoding MATE family efflux transporter has protein sequence MATKEEIKEILNLALPAVGEMLLYMVVWVIDTMMVGQFGGKDSVSAVGLASEIIYTFSNIFIAMGVSIGVTSYVARSIGAKDFKSAKEYASHGIFLGIIVATSISIFLFIFAENLLKIAGAYGNVLILGKIFIKISSIGILFSMVMNVLNAILRAQGNTKTPMIAASIVIFINIVLDWILIFGRFGLPALGAKGSAIATMTAQIIGFIFIILYYKRYMVLSLKFNVLFKVNKQKIIEILKLSFPASLQEAAFDISRLVSIFMIMHLGTVAFAANQITTTIESISFMPGWGFAIAATTMAGQMVGAKNYDSAKRYTRISALFAVGIMSTMSILFLTIPHLFIRAFINDSEVIAEGILCLMVASIEQPFMAIGMVYGGGLKGSGNTKTPFIISTISSWCIRLPLMYIVIYILKLGVVAVWFVTAIQWSFEGITMYIYFRKEINKLKKRKEINGI, from the coding sequence ATGGCAACTAAAGAAGAAATAAAAGAAATACTTAATTTGGCATTACCTGCAGTTGGAGAAATGCTTTTATACATGGTAGTGTGGGTAATAGATACTATGATGGTAGGGCAGTTTGGTGGTAAAGACAGTGTCAGCGCTGTAGGTCTTGCCTCGGAAATTATATACACTTTCTCTAATATTTTTATTGCAATGGGAGTTTCTATAGGTGTAACTTCTTATGTTGCTAGAAGTATTGGAGCAAAAGATTTTAAATCTGCTAAAGAATACGCATCCCATGGAATTTTCTTAGGAATTATAGTTGCTACTTCAATTTCCATATTCCTTTTTATTTTTGCAGAAAATTTATTAAAAATAGCCGGTGCTTATGGTAATGTACTTATATTAGGAAAAATATTTATAAAAATATCATCAATAGGCATTTTGTTTAGTATGGTTATGAATGTTTTAAATGCTATATTAAGAGCCCAAGGAAATACTAAAACTCCTATGATAGCTGCAAGTATTGTTATATTTATTAACATCGTACTTGATTGGATTTTGATATTTGGTAGATTTGGACTACCTGCTTTAGGCGCAAAAGGTTCAGCAATAGCCACAATGACAGCTCAAATAATAGGATTTATTTTTATTATTTTATATTACAAAAGGTATATGGTACTTTCACTCAAATTTAATGTTCTTTTCAAAGTAAATAAACAAAAAATTATAGAAATATTAAAACTCTCCTTCCCTGCATCACTCCAAGAAGCTGCTTTCGATATAAGCAGGCTTGTATCTATATTTATGATAATGCATCTTGGAACAGTTGCCTTTGCAGCAAATCAAATAACAACAACAATTGAATCCATATCTTTTATGCCTGGATGGGGCTTTGCAATCGCTGCAACTACAATGGCAGGCCAAATGGTAGGCGCCAAAAACTATGACAGTGCAAAAAGATATACAAGAATTTCTGCCCTCTTTGCTGTTGGAATTATGTCTACAATGTCAATATTATTCTTAACAATACCCCACCTTTTTATAAGGGCTTTTATAAATGACAGTGAAGTAATTGCAGAAGGAATTCTGTGTCTTATGGTGGCTTCAATTGAACAGCCTTTTATGGCAATTGGAATGGTATATGGAGGAGGGCTTAAAGGAAGTGGAAATACAAAAACGCCTTTTATAATTTCTACAATATCCAGCTGGTGTATAAGACTGCCTTTAATGTACATTGTCATATATATATTAAAATTAGGTGTTGTAGCTGTATGGTTTGTAACAGCTATACAATGGTCATTTGAAGGCATTACTATGTACATCTATTTTAGAAAAGAAATAAATAAACTCAAAAAGAGAAAAGAAATTAATGGTATTTAA
- a CDS encoding SWIM zinc finger family protein, whose protein sequence is MNIYNFEDYINETILDRGYDYYIGGNIIETYNQGDNEYIFKVQGSDDYEVIVKLDDNGEILYSECDCPYDFGPICKHQVAAFYKLLEIFNNQDSGSNVQKGVSKQKDIKEVLNNLSKEELIKIIVDITEEDETLKNRLIVRYSRGDSKQELIRCKTLIDSIVRKYTDRDGFISYRETYDFVSEMGDLLEKARDTEDILLALDIAFLVLEEAVGAFQYADDSDGNIGFLVSETMEVIGDIVAGSRDLDIDLREKIFNKLLEQSENKIFDGWESYRIDILWLCTEFADIEELRNKLKMRIEYLLDKDPDNSYKKYIDEKMLEILYVLKEKYGTKEEAEQFIKEHLEFTSFKELFIQKYFKEKDYKKVIELALEWEEQDKQYAGLVSKWKKIRYEAYKKLSLKEEQKKLAKELLFDGNFEYYRELKGLITGDKTEFYNDLKQELKNYKGWHGRDIYLKVILEENDLDELMKFVKENPTRIEEYADKLKDKFKDEVIEVYKKYIKLAASSSSKRSDYQKVCEILKRYKKIAGEKSQKEIKNELMSLYKKRPAFIDELSKIK, encoded by the coding sequence ATGAACATATATAATTTTGAGGACTATATCAACGAAACGATTTTAGATAGAGGCTACGACTACTATATTGGAGGAAATATAATAGAAACTTATAATCAAGGAGACAATGAATATATTTTTAAAGTTCAAGGCAGCGATGACTACGAGGTTATAGTAAAATTAGATGACAATGGGGAAATTCTTTATTCAGAATGTGATTGCCCTTATGATTTTGGCCCTATATGCAAACATCAAGTGGCGGCTTTTTATAAACTACTTGAAATTTTCAATAATCAAGATTCAGGCTCAAATGTACAAAAAGGAGTTTCAAAGCAGAAAGATATAAAAGAAGTCTTAAACAATCTTTCTAAAGAAGAGCTAATAAAAATTATAGTAGATATAACAGAAGAAGATGAAACCTTGAAAAATAGACTTATTGTTAGATATTCAAGAGGTGACAGTAAACAGGAACTTATAAGGTGCAAAACCCTTATAGATTCTATTGTTAGAAAATATACAGACAGAGATGGCTTTATTTCATACAGAGAAACTTATGATTTTGTGAGTGAAATGGGAGATTTATTGGAGAAAGCTAGAGATACTGAAGATATTCTATTAGCCTTAGATATTGCTTTTTTAGTGCTTGAGGAGGCAGTTGGAGCTTTTCAATATGCAGATGATTCTGATGGAAACATAGGTTTTTTAGTATCAGAAACCATGGAAGTTATAGGAGACATAGTTGCTGGCAGTAGGGATTTAGATATAGATTTAAGAGAAAAGATATTTAATAAATTATTAGAACAAAGCGAAAACAAGATTTTTGATGGTTGGGAAAGCTATAGGATTGATATACTTTGGCTTTGTACCGAATTTGCTGACATAGAGGAACTGAGAAATAAACTGAAGATGAGAATAGAATACTTATTAGATAAGGATCCTGACAATAGCTATAAAAAATATATTGATGAAAAAATGCTTGAAATTCTTTATGTGCTAAAAGAGAAATATGGTACTAAAGAAGAAGCGGAACAATTTATAAAAGAGCATCTTGAATTTACATCTTTCAAAGAATTGTTTATTCAAAAGTATTTTAAAGAAAAGGACTACAAAAAAGTTATAGAATTAGCTTTAGAATGGGAAGAACAGGACAAACAATATGCTGGTTTAGTATCAAAGTGGAAAAAGATAAGATATGAAGCCTATAAAAAGCTTTCATTAAAAGAAGAACAGAAAAAATTAGCAAAGGAGCTTTTGTTTGACGGAAATTTTGAATACTATCGGGAACTAAAGGGATTAATTACTGGTGATAAGACGGAGTTTTATAACGATTTAAAACAAGAACTAAAAAATTATAAGGGATGGCATGGAAGAGATATTTATCTTAAGGTCATATTAGAAGAAAATGATTTAGATGAGCTTATGAAGTTTGTAAAAGAAAACCCAACAAGAATAGAAGAATATGCAGATAAGTTGAAAGATAAGTTTAAGGATGAAGTTATTGAGGTGTATAAAAAATATATAAAACTGGCTGCAAGCTCTTCATCAAAAAGAAGTGACTATCAAAAAGTATGTGAAATACTTAAAAGATATAAAAAAATAGCTGGCGAGAAAAGCCAAAAAGAAATAAAAAATGAGTTGATGAGCTTATATAAAAAGAGACCGGCATTTATTGATGAACTGAGCAAAATTAAATAA
- the rlmD gene encoding 23S rRNA (uracil(1939)-C(5))-methyltransferase RlmD, producing MHDIKVGEKYEVYIDNMAHEGQGVGRIEGVAVFVEKALTGEKVIVEIDKVSKNYVIGHVVEILEKSHDRVELLCPYADKCGGCSLQHLSYEGQLKYKTQKVKDNLERIGKVYTKVHDTIGMEKPQRYRNKAQFPVGMVEGKAVTGFYAPRSHNIVPVESCMIQHEISDEIARIVRNWIRKYNISVYDEKTGKGLIRHIVTRVAFKTGEVMAVIVISGKDIPYKKQLIDVLKEEIKGLKSVVVNINTKKTNVIMGEENITIYGSDNIIDYIKDIKFEISPLSFFQVNPVQTEVLYGKALEYADLKGEETVIDVYCGIGTISLFAAQKAGFVYGIEAVHQAVEDAKRNAYINGIKNVEFISGDAEKVMPELADKGVKADVVIMDPPRKGCDAPVLEAIIKINPKKIVYVSCNPSTLARDLRYLEDNGYKTIEVQPVDMFPYTYHVECVVLMLKNSLTSNYIQCIK from the coding sequence TTGCACGACATAAAAGTAGGAGAAAAATACGAGGTATATATTGACAATATGGCACATGAAGGGCAAGGAGTTGGAAGAATTGAAGGAGTTGCTGTATTTGTAGAAAAAGCCTTAACAGGAGAGAAAGTCATTGTCGAAATAGATAAAGTTTCTAAAAATTATGTTATAGGTCATGTAGTAGAAATATTAGAAAAGTCTCATGATAGAGTAGAGCTTTTATGTCCTTATGCAGATAAGTGCGGTGGCTGTTCTTTACAGCATTTAAGCTACGAAGGGCAGTTAAAATATAAAACACAAAAAGTCAAAGACAATTTAGAGAGAATAGGCAAAGTGTATACTAAAGTCCACGATACCATAGGGATGGAAAAGCCTCAGCGGTATAGAAATAAAGCACAATTTCCAGTTGGAATGGTTGAAGGGAAAGCTGTGACAGGTTTTTACGCTCCTCGTTCTCATAACATTGTGCCTGTGGAAAGTTGTATGATACAGCATGAGATTAGTGATGAGATTGCCAGGATTGTAAGGAATTGGATTAGAAAATACAACATATCTGTATATGACGAAAAAACAGGAAAAGGTCTGATAAGGCATATTGTCACAAGAGTTGCTTTTAAAACTGGGGAAGTTATGGCTGTTATTGTGATTAGTGGAAAGGACATACCATATAAAAAACAACTAATTGATGTTTTAAAAGAAGAGATAAAGGGGCTTAAAAGTGTAGTAGTAAATATTAATACCAAAAAAACTAATGTGATTATGGGGGAGGAAAATATAACTATTTACGGAAGCGATAACATTATTGACTATATAAAAGACATAAAATTTGAAATATCCCCTTTGTCATTTTTTCAGGTAAATCCTGTTCAAACAGAAGTCTTATACGGAAAAGCCCTTGAATATGCTGATTTAAAAGGTGAGGAGACTGTAATAGATGTGTATTGTGGTATAGGGACTATATCTTTGTTTGCAGCACAAAAGGCAGGCTTTGTCTATGGTATTGAGGCTGTCCACCAGGCAGTGGAAGACGCAAAGAGAAATGCTTACATAAATGGCATTAAAAACGTGGAATTTATTTCAGGGGATGCGGAAAAAGTAATGCCTGAGTTGGCTGATAAAGGAGTCAAAGCAGATGTAGTTATAATGGATCCTCCAAGAAAAGGATGCGACGCACCTGTTTTAGAAGCGATTATAAAAATAAATCCGAAAAAAATTGTATACGTCTCTTGTAATCCTTCCACATTAGCACGAGATTTAAGATATCTTGAAGACAATGGATACAAAACGATAGAAGTTCAGCCTGTTGATATGTTCCCTTATACGTATCATGTGGAGTGTGTAGTATTGATGTTAAAAAATAGTCTTACTTCGAATTACATCCAATGTATTAAATAG
- a CDS encoding acyl-CoA thioesterase: MYVWDAEIRVRYGETDKMGIVYYANYFNWFEIGRTEFFRSLGMSYRSLEEKNVMLPVIDAQCKYFSSALYDDLIIIRTRLEFVKGTRLKFLYDVIRKEDNKLLAQGYTEHPFTNLEKKPINLKKVMPEVYDILMKCCN; this comes from the coding sequence GTGTATGTATGGGATGCTGAAATAAGGGTCCGCTATGGAGAGACTGACAAAATGGGCATAGTTTACTATGCCAATTATTTCAACTGGTTTGAAATTGGAAGGACTGAATTTTTTCGCTCTTTAGGAATGTCTTACAGAAGCTTAGAAGAAAAAAATGTGATGTTGCCTGTAATTGATGCACAGTGTAAGTATTTTTCTTCGGCTTTATACGATGATCTTATAATAATACGAACCAGATTGGAATTTGTAAAAGGGACTCGCCTTAAATTTTTATATGATGTAATAAGAAAAGAGGATAATAAGCTTTTAGCGCAGGGTTATACAGAGCATCCTTTTACAAATCTTGAGAAAAAGCCTATTAACTTAAAGAAAGTGATGCCAGAAGTTTATGATATACTTATGAAATGTTGTAATTAA